The DNA segment gcGTTCACGTGTCCGGAGGGTCCGACAGCAGGTCTCTCCTTTTGCCTGTGGCGTGAGAGCAGGGTACGAACTGCGGCAGCCGGAGTCATGGTGAGTCTCGCATGGGCTGAAGGCCGGCGCACCCGGGTTGGTCTGGGGCTCATGGCTAGCAGGCGATTTCCTTTGGGCCTCGCGGGAGGAGTAGAGGTCAGAGACCCGCGCCCGCCCAAGCCCTGGAGAGGCGAGACCCCGCCGACCCTTTCCTCCGAGCAGGGCTCTCTGCACCCGAGTGTGAAGCAGCGCGTGGGTCGGGGGGCGGGAATCCCGACGCACGCCCCTTGCGGGACCTTGGTGGGTATGTAATGGTCTTGAAAAAAGCGTGGCCACAGGTAGAGGGACTTAAGTGTTTAATGACAATTTACAGAAAATCCTTGGAAGGATTGACCTTGGAAGAAACTAAGCTTGTCCTTGAAGCTTGTCTGGCTGCTGACCTGAGGAGCAACAACGACCCCTAACACTCATAGGAGTGGGAAATTAAACGCGGGATTTAGAACTGAATGTTCAGAGGTGTTTGCTTTGAATGGAAAATCTGAACATTGGCGTTATCTTTGAAAGCCACATGTGGCCTATTTAGAATACATTGTGTTTCAAATTTAACGTTTTTCTCTCCAAAGGCAGGACAGGCATTTAGAAAGTTTCTTCCCCTCTTTGACCGAGTATTAGTTGAAAGAAGTGCGGCCGAAACTGTAACCAAAGGAGGGATTATGCTTCCAGAAAAATCACAAGGAAAAGTATTGCAAGCAACGGTGGTAGCTGTTGGATCAGGCTCTAAAGGAAAGGTAAATGCGGACTGAAATGGAACtcatttttatgtgaaatgtGGGGGGCGGGCGGTAGGGAGCCTTGGTTATTATTAAAAAGATCATTCCCCAGTGGGTTCACAACTAATCTGCTTTCAGCAAAAATAATTGtaatcagggaagaaaaaaaaaaaaccttagtgtATATGATGGAGGAAGAGTTACACGGCATTAAAATCAGTAGGTATAAATTTGAACTTTTAGTCTGACCTCTAACACACTGAAATTGCCCTAATCCTTTAATCCTAATCACTTTGTCTTGCGTGTAAGAACTGGCCTTCCAGTTAGTCTCCAACTGAGGGTTAGACCTCAGACTTCTGAAAGTGTCAGCTTCATTGCATTGTTCCAGGTACCGCTAAGAAAGTTCTAGCAAGGGGCTATTCTGGAGTTAGGAATTGGAAGATTTTGGGCATTCTACTTCAGTCCCTCTTCCCTAAATCTGCTTTGGAGGAACAGAAACTGAATCGCAAAAGTAAATGAAGTATATATTCCAAAGTcagaaaattaagtttttaagTGTTGAAAGAAGTTGAACATGACCATTGTACATACGGTTTTAAAAACTGGTTTACCTCACTTGGTTGTGAAGTAACATATTACTTCAAGTATGTTAATATTTAACGATTAAATAGCTTAAAGTTACTTTTCCCAGTATAATTCTTTGACCCTTTAAACTGAAATCATGTTTTAGTTGAAGCCACTGTGTGTGCCTTATTTCAAAGTGTACCTCTACAGTGGTATTTTTGAGTGAAGAACCATGACTATAAATTATACCACTTGGCCACCAAAGCCCTTTTTAAACATCTGATTGTAGTGCGCAGTTGATTAATAATAAAAGTGTAAATATTTGGTTTGATTAACTAAACGTCTTTACTAATAAACATCCTTGTTTTCTTAAGGGTGGAGAGATTCAACCAGTTAGTGTGAAAGTTGGAGATAAAGTTCTTCTCCCAGAATATGGAGGCACCAAAGTAGTTCTAGACGACAAGGTGTGTAAACTTCATAATATTAAGGATAGGTTAAATATTTGCTATTAGTTTTCTTAACTAATGGTTTCTCTGTTTGCAGGATTATTTCTTATTTAGAGATGGTGACATTCTTGGGAAATATGTCGACTGAAATAAGTCACTATTGAAATGGCATCACGTGAAGCTGCCCATTCCACTGAAGTTCTGAAATCTTTCATCATGTAAATAATTTCCATGTTTctcttttataataaactaaCGATATCCAAGCTAATGACATCCAGTGTCTAAAATTTAGTTTCACTGTACTGGTAtaaacatttccaaataaaaatacataaatcaatggttaatttttatttagtgaTTTAAGatggttcttgggcttccctggtggctcagatggtaaagactctgcttatagtgcaggggacccaggttcaatccctgggttgggtcggtcccctggagaagggaatggctacccactccactattcttgcctggcaaatccatggacagaggagcctgacaggctacagtacatgcagtcgcaaagagtcagacacaactgagcaactgacacatgCTTTACAGTTGCTTTAGGGTTCATGGTTTATGTGGGGCCAGATAGAGGTAACCTGCAGAGAAC comes from the Bos taurus isolate L1 Dominette 01449 registration number 42190680 breed Hereford chromosome 2, ARS-UCD2.0, whole genome shotgun sequence genome and includes:
- the HSPE1 gene encoding 10 kDa heat shock protein, mitochondrial codes for the protein MAGQAFRKFLPLFDRVLVERSAAETVTKGGIMLPEKSQGKVLQATVVAVGSGSKGKGGEIQPVSVKVGDKVLLPEYGGTKVVLDDKDYFLFRDGDILGKYVD